The proteins below are encoded in one region of Gaiella occulta:
- the fliS gene encoding flagellar export chaperone FliS, with translation MSAHAAQLATDAYLAETVKSARREELPLLLFDGALRFLGRAQALAAQGSAEAFGHQIARAQAVVDELNVSLDLEQGGEIARNLRDIYVFVNGHLASALVARDARKVGEAAGLLRELRDGYEHALRSRG, from the coding sequence ATGAGCGCCCACGCCGCCCAGCTAGCAACGGACGCCTACCTCGCCGAAACCGTCAAGAGCGCCCGTCGCGAAGAGCTGCCGCTCCTCCTGTTCGACGGCGCGCTGCGGTTCCTCGGCCGCGCCCAGGCGCTGGCCGCGCAGGGGAGCGCCGAGGCGTTCGGGCACCAGATCGCCCGCGCCCAGGCGGTCGTCGACGAGCTCAACGTCTCGCTCGACCTCGAGCAGGGGGGCGAGATCGCGCGCAACCTCCGCGACATCTACGTCTTCGTCAACGGGCACCTCGCCTCGGCGCTGGTGGCGCGCGACGCCCGCAAGGTCGGCGAGGCCGCAGGGCTCCTGCGCGAGCTGCGCGACGGCTACGAGCATGCCCTCCGCTCGCGCGGCTAG